CGGTTgccaattttgttttgttttttttttctttaaacaaTAATTGAATGACAGATGGCAGTTTCACACTTCACTCCAGAATTGTTATCCTAATCCAACATCACACTTCAAatgtaattaaattgtaaaaacaaaattatattttcaaaataaatatatataatggtGGTAACTATACAACTTTTAAAATGAAAATCATACTTTTAGTCATTTAGATCAAAATAAAtagttataaattttatatttattttaccgtattaaaataaaaatagcatcactcaatctttcttttcttctttctttacagtgtaattaaaattttaaggtgaaaataatttatataatctttacttttaaatttaatttcttttttgaGAAAAATTATAATGAAAAATAAGATATTAATATTAATCAATTTGTGTGTTAGGTATTAACTTTTCtcgattgaaaaataaattaaatctaaaaataaaattatctagaTTTTTTCACTTTAATACTTTAAATTGCAGagtgaaaagaaaaaaggaaaaactgGGTATTGCtgatttcattttaataattaatttctatactttaaatttttatataaatatttttagtcCAAGTGgataattttggtgaatttttaaaataaaagcgtGTCTTGTAAAAGTATTCAAAATTTTAGTGACATCAATTTCGGTTAGAAAATTTTAGTTATTCAATTATAAATTTGCTGGCTAGTATGTAGTATCATTGTTGGCAAATTTTCAACTCCATAAATAATAACCATatcttattattaaaatttaattatattataatatttagttTATTAGTACACAATTTTCTCTAcgcaataatgataataattaatatatgtgACCGACTACTGTAACTAATGCAGAAATTAAATTTAGTACTCCTCTCTTTTTGTTTACTTGCTTTTAGGAGTAACTATAAAATACATTATTAATTAATGTCAATATTACAATTTACTTAAAAGTTTCAATTTTATAAGTAAGTTGCGTGTTCGAATTTTAGATACGATATTGTTAAGAGAAGCAATCATGAATCTCGAGTATAAATTTTAAAACGGACATAGATAATACcaaatatgaatatatgcattcCTTTTGCTATTATTTTTTCCTTCAGTTAAATcactttttgaaatttgaacttggTAAATATTCGTACGTTGgggcttaaatttttttttgtttaagttaGTCCCTAATTTTTCCTTGAAAATCTTAAAGCTTAGGCCTCAATATGGGAACAATTGTCAAGTTCAGGGATCAATTTAGACAAAAAACAAATTTCAAAACCAACGTAAGAACAAATGCTTAATTTAAATCCGAGAATAATTactaaatttaaagattaaattggATAAAAAGAATCAGACTTCAATATAAAAATTGTCACCAAATTCAAGTCCAACTaattatttaacttttttttatcaaaattctaACTACAAGTTAATGTATTTTTCTGTTTATTTTTTATgtaatataaattacataataaataTTACGATTTAAAATCAAACTGAGTTCGATCTTTGAAGCTTGAAACTCAAGCTCAAACCGTTAGATGATGATCAGACGAGCAGGTGGAAATGGATGAATGGTTTCACTTGAGAAACTGTGAACAGACCAGTAAGATTAGTCTCATACAATTTTATCTAACGGATTAGGTATGTTTGGTGGGCAACGTGGGCCATTGATATATTCTTATAATTCTGAATatgataaaaagttaaaatatatttaaaattcaattcatctatttcattttaataaatctaattctttatttttaatttaaaaataaaaatttaattgttattatcgttaaaatttttaaaatttaaatttaaattcattttaatattacatatttattgaatgatttttttaattttaaaatattatatcaacatatttacttaaataaattttaatataagaaCTTTAGGCATATTTTAatctttatttaatatataaaagacAAATCACCAAATACTAAAGAGAGACAAAATGAGCAGTTGGTAGGGttgtaaattaaaataatttaattaatttatgaagaAAGATTAAGTTTTAAGATGAATCATGCAATTTATTCAAGCAATGTCCCTACATGTTAAAATCAAAACTTAGTGGGAATTATTAATATTGTTTCACtcctaaaataatattaaatcatGATAACATGTGCTTCATCAATGATTTTGATCAAACTACAAGCATCCAATAACTTTTAACTCCATTATTAAAGATAATAGAAAAACAGTATTTTAACCAATAATTTAAAGGTTCAACATCATTATAATAACATTGCCAAATTAATATTaatctctttatatatatatatatatatatatatatatatatatatatagaatttaAGGATAAAAGAATGTGTTgggtatattaaaatatatatattttaatatcattacataattacAGTTTTTTGTTTTCTGTGTAACCTGGTAAagtcagaaaattatttttaaaaattaaaataaattataaattttatagaataaagtgtaattttatcattatactaatttacgatttcacaaattttgaatGAACCAAATGAGAGATTTACTATTTTTTAAGGGAAGGGTCAAGACCCTTACTTGTCCTCGGTCACTCTCTTCCCAAATCTCATTGTAATTCTTTTTCCTATTTTTTTCGGTTCCTCATTTCCTTGACACAATAAGCAATGTTTTTAGAATTGGATCGTTGGCCGAATTATTCAAGTCACTGATTTATTTTGTCAATTCAATTAGTTTTGTTAAGAAAtcatttaaaagttttaaaaaaaaaattcaatcacTGATTCGATTAGTTTGTACCGATTCTAGATTTAATCGGGTTAAAATAATTCTTTAAATTAGTCTAATCGGCCgattcaatccaattcaaacaTCATTGATAGCAAGGTTGATTCCTCTCATTTCAAGCTTTGGACAGACCAACCCAATTGATCTTCGCCGAGCCTTGTCCGGTTGCAATAGTGTTGGTTTTGTTATCCGTTCGAACCTCTTTTAATTTTCGAAGGAATATATCTTTCTTTTTTTATGAAGTATAAAATTGATTGATAGAATTAGTTTAGAATCATTTTCATATGGAAAAATATATAAAGACAAAGGTTTGGTAACCAAAAATTAGTGACCTTGAGCAGTGGAATGTATGAAGTATGGAGATATATACCTTGCGTGACACAATTGTAAAGCAAAAAAGCTTTGGCCGTCCAAATGTTTCTTTTAACCAAAAAATCACAAGCTGCCAAGAAACATTTGCTGTACTTAAAAGAAAAACAGACCCTATGAAGCTTCTTCTATTTCCTGGATTTCTGGCTTAGAGTCTGTGGGATTCAACTGTTGACCCCAAAgatttatcaatttaatatttcTGATTTCCTTAGGATAAACCAACATTTTGCTACATTGGTTTCTAAAATCTTTTGTCCATATTagtcgaaaattgattttttttttaaattcatccTTGAATTTTAATTCGGTTAAAGATATATAATGATGTGATATTTTAATATTGAAAAAAATTAGATATCAAGTCATTACACTTTAATGAAATCTAAggattaaattcaaaatttgtaTCAAATTTTGAAACTAATGTAAATAACAAATCAGgaaattaattgagaaaaattataaaattcaaagaCTAAATGTTAGTTTATCGTTTATTCTAAACCAAATTAAAAGTTGAATAAAGATCGAAGGGGTATATTGAAATTCAGGGATGAATCCAGTGGTgagatttttgaattttatatataaattataatgtaTTTTAGATTTGATGTCCACATTGTATAATATTAGTCTCCCTTAGTCAAAttgtatttcatataattcgctTCCTTAAGTCATAAAGTTATACGTTATATTGACAAAATATTTTTCACTTTTTTTGTATATtggaattataatgattttatgaaaattttagtataatgtTAGTTATTCTTTTTgcatattgaaaattttaattttaaatagtgtaattttaaattttttttacagttaaatcatttattttattttaaaaacgctaaattaatttatttgataaaaaatattcaaaaaattaaCTTTTTATGTTAAAAAAAGAAAGATAGTCCGaattaaaaagttgtaaaattccaAATCCAGCCGTATTGAAATTAGTATTTGTTGTTTGCAGTGGTCACAAGTGGGGAAATGATACATTTGGGAGCAACCCTTGTTAGACTCATGTAAGAGTACCATGTTTgcattttgattttttaattgaaaaaattagtGATCCAATGGCTGAATAGGCTTGACCCGCTTAGAATTGGACCTGTGTTTATATTTTTCAATCTTGATTTTGACTCATTTTACTATTtataaatcataaaacatatagAAATAAAGTTATATTAATATTGATATATTTTCATGATtaggtttaaataaaaatattttttaaacaatAATACGAGCTTTAGGGCAAGCTAGGTGGGTTGACTAATACCTGTCTCTCCCATaacacaacaacaacaaaaaatgtCTCCTACATTATAAGGCAATGTCACATTTGATCAGGCACACTTGATTCTCACTGTTTTTCTTTAATAAGTTGATGGATTGGATAATATTTAACTCGGTTTAAATACTGCCACGGCAAGTTTagcataatattttaaaaaatttaagtttttttcctttaaattatTATTGGGAATGGTTTTGCAAAAGCATTAAAAATTTAGGATAAATTACATTCAAGATCACggaattattagtaaatttaagtTTTGGTtactcaactttaaaaaattacaaatagtcattatattatttgaaagttttcatttaagttactagGTTGTTAAAATTTGTCAGATTAACTTAGATCTAAGGTATATTCTACTTGGAGCTTAGTagccaaaatttttttattaaaaaaaacttaacaacatagtgacttaaataaaaactttcaaatagtttagcaatgtaaatgaaaattttcaaatagttcaatgaccaTTTTATAAGTTTTTGAAGTTAAGTGATTAGAacgtaaatttactaatagtttagtgaccttgAATGTAGTTTAgccaaaaataattagaaaaacaCTTAAGCAAATATACGTTATCTGCACAGTACAGACCAGCCTAGAAATAACTCTAAATTCAACAAAACAGTTGATCTAACATTCAAGACAGATGCATACACTGGAAAGATGTAGCTGgtccatcatatatatatatatatgtaacttGACTATGAAGGTACCTTACTAGTGAGTTGCTACAGCCATGTTATAAGGGCAGCTTTGTTTTTCTGAATGGTGCAGGGGTTAACAGTTTCAAATGATTCCCACTGTTTTAAGAGTGACACGTATGGTGAATCACCGCCTTTGATCAGTAGACTCAGTGATGATGATATGTTGACGGTTGCGTACACTAGCAATGCGCAGCATCATGTTCTTCGTTTTGTGTTGATGGCCTGCAAAGGTAGCATGAAAAGAAACGATGCACCACCTCAAAAGACATGGATGGAATAGCAAAATTACTGTAATATGAGGAAGTGAAAGATATAAGAAGCCTAGTTGAACActtacattttctctttatatttttctttaaaatgttGGGATCTGCTGCAGAGTCAAAGGTCAGAAGCTATATATATTGATTGAGTGTTCATTTTTGTGaaaggattaatttttatgatataaTGAATTCCTACCAAATATGTATATTAAATTTAAGCGCCTGAATATTTTTTAACTGGGGTTTCGTTTTCAATGTATGCTTTGCGTATACAGTTGGGAATAGAAGTGGCAGTAAAGTAGGCTCTCAGTTTCTCTCCTCCATTCGAGATTTAGACTATGGTTCTAACATGTAGGCCATGCTGGTTCTTTCTTGATATTTTCTTCTCAACTACTTCCATGTCGATGGCTACTGTCGCAAGCAATAGTTAGGAAAATATGTATAACGGAAAGTTGTACTTATAGATTGTCGATCATAAGTTGGTTGAAGAAACTCATACAGTTGAGCTGGTGAATTTTCTTGATCGAATTTTGATGTGTAAAAATTGAGTTGAAATTATATAAGTCGGAGAAATATCTAATGCCAAACAACTAAGAGCATCATATTCTTCAAAAATGatatcataatatatataaataaattacagTGGAGGGTTACGAGGGTTTGAAGTTTTGAAGGTTTGAAATGAACTGAAAAAttattcctttcttttttttttactttttaatagaATATATTCTGTGAATTACCATTTTCTCGATTTCCAAAGAGAAATTTACTTTATAGATGAATGGGATATTGGATAGTTATGTTGCAGTGGTTGGATTATATATAAAatcaattttattttcaatttaattaggATGATTAACAAACAAAAGATGAATGGGATATTAGATAGTTATGTTGCAGTAGTTGGTACAAAACATTAATTAGACATAATGTTTAAGTAGGTGCTTAGTTACCTTTCATGGAAAATACGAACATAACTCACCTATTAAATTTCAATACTTAAACACTTATACCAATTGAATCGTTAGTTGTTAAAAGATGGAGATTTAAATGCGTTAAAATATATTATCTTCTCGTAAAAAGATCACGATTTCCCACTGTGAAGTTAGAAGAACCTGAAAAACAAAGCAAAgacacaaaaaagaaaaaaacaaaaaacagtgTCCCACTCCCTTCACTATCTTCCTCCATAACTCTCTAATTAAACCCCCTCTCACCAACTCCATCAATTAAAATCAAAtcttttcaaaagaaaaaaaaaataatcaaGTTAAAGTTTCAGGCTTTCAGGATACATAGAAGAAGCCAAATCCGAAAAAAAAGAAGGACTCCTTTTTGGTTTGGGGAAACAGAGTAAAAATGGCAGGGGGTGATATAGAAAACAGAGGAGGAGGGGCAAAGAGATACAGCAATAGCATTAATGATAGCAGCGGCGGCAGTTACATATCATCATCTACTTACATGATAGACGATACAGAACCTCAATGGACATCATGGTTGGTGCCTGTCTTCGTGGTGGCTAACGTTGCTTTCTTTGTAGTTGTTATGTATGTCAATAATTGTCCTAGGCACAAGCTTGTAGGCAAGTGCGTTGCCAGGTTTCTTGGTCGTTTTTCTTTGGAGCCTTTGAGAGAGAATCCCCTGTTCGGTCCCTCTTCTTCCACGTAAATTCACTTATTCCCTGtctttttgctttgatttttgtagGATTTAATTGTTGGAAAATGTTTTCTAGCTGTGCTTGAACTCTGGGTTATGTTGATTTTGCTgatttattttaacttttaattgcTTGAAGTTGAAACTTGAAATTAATGTTCATGGAATTTGTTAATTTGATCATGTTCTTTCCTGATATTGATGGCTATCCTAGCAATTTCATTAGCTTAAATATTGGTAAAAATATAATGGAAGTGCTAATTTTAGGAGTCGGATTGTATTTACCTCATTCTAACTTCCAGAACtagtttttaataataaaaattgataaaattcTTTTCAtctaatatattaatttatctattttttgagtaaatgagataaaatataatctaacttTTAACATAAGGACTTTCGTGTTACTTTTATCGCTTGAATATTTAATTTCATTGTTTTTATAGATTGAAAAAATTAGGAGCTCTTGAATGGACCAAAGTTGTAATTAATCATCAAGGATGGAGGCTTATAACATGTATTTGGTTACATGCCGGTGTTATTCATCTTCTAGCCAACATGCTAAGCCTCATCTTTATCGGAATACGCCTTGAACAACAGTTCGGTTTCGGTACGTATCATATTCTAACACATTGAACTAAGTTTCGATGGCAGATCATGTGATATTTTGTTGTTACAACTTCACAGTACGGATTGGAATCCTCTATCTTGTATCGGGATTCGGCGGAAGCGTGTTATCATCTCTATTTATCCGTAACAACATCTCCGTCGGTGCCTCCGGTGCTCTTTTCGGGCTTCTAGGCGCAATGCTTTCCGAACTTATAACAAACTGGACCATATACACAAACAAGGTCTAACATTATTTAACTGTTCTGCTTTCAGTGGTCATTGAATCGCATGCTAGACTGCTAGTGTTATTAATGGTCTTATTATATCCCACAGGCTTCAGCTTTGCTAACCCTTGTGGTCATCATTGTGATTAACCTAGCAATAGGGATTTTGCCACACGTCGATAATTTCACGCATATCGGCGGGTTTTTAACCGGATTTTTACTTGGGTTTATTCTACTACCTCGGCCTCAATTAGGGTGGTTGGAACACGGGAACATCCCGGTCAGGACTGGTTTGAAATCGAAGTACAAGCCTCACCAATATGTCTTGTGGGTAGCTTCCATTGTGCTGTTGGTTGTAGGGTAAGTAACCCACCATTCATACATAGGGACGAGTTGAATTGGTTTGGGTTGTTGACATAGTTGCTAAAATTTGCAGACTCGCCGTAGCATTGGTAGTGTTGTTTCGGGAAGAAGACGGTAACGAATATTGCACATGGTGTCACTACCTCAGCTGTGTCCCAACCTCTAGATGGGATTGCAATCAAAACAACTAGCATTGGCTATTTTCTGTTTTTGATCTCTTTTGTGTAAATGCAATTTATCATTTCAGTGGTAAAGAGCTTATAGGGGAATGTGAGCGAGTGATTTTGAGTGCTGTGTTATTTTTTGTCTTTTGGTTACTTTAAAAATCAAAACACTACATTTATTATTTGTGTATAAATATAATCCAACCAATTTTGATTCAGTAATTTAGTTTCTCTCAAAAAAATCAAAGCAATTTAATCTCTGTTAATTACGAActttatatttttcattaattttacataatttgattgatataataacaaatttagcttaataatttacaaattctatcaattttcTCATGAAATAAATTtagcttataatatttttgtAAATGTGTCAATGTTGAGATTAAACTTGTTAAGTTTTTAGAATCAAgatcaaattaacaaaatatgtaaacattaaaggctaaatttgttattataccaatcaaaattatgtttaattgatgaaagatattaacttaattactcactttcaaaattgatataaattaaattaatttgaacAAACTAATTTACTTTCGGAAATGAAAAAAGAACAGAAAAGTCTTTTTACCAATATATATGTGTGCGCAAAATatctcattattatttttatgccaAAAAAAGTTTGGTTGCAAAGAGACAATGGCAATCTAAATGGAGCGATCACTCTATATATTTAAATACATCTTCTGTCACAAATCTACTTAATGGTTTGATACATACTGGTTGGAGTTGGTAATGTTGATGCAAGCAagaatacatacatacatacaatcCCTATTCTCATCCCATAGTTTCAAACAGTAATTTAAGTTTGAACTTTTATTGTATTGATTGAACCAGACTTAAAAGTTTAAACTTTTATTGTATTGATTGAACCGGACTTAACTCGATTATATCTTTTatgactttaaaaaaaaaataataagataCTCATTCAACCTTCATGTAACCTCACACGTTTGTCATTGCACACCAACCCAAATTTAAATCAAGGATATATACTCACTCACCTGGAAAGACTGGCAGGGAACAGGTCCAAAAACAGATATGAATGGGGGCTCATAGAACAATGATAAGAGTACTGATGTTGCTTTCATGGGCTACCTCAATAGGTGGTTCAGCAGTCGAGTGCACCACCGTGACAGAACTAATCTCGTTCTGTGCCACCTTTATCAGCAACGGTTCACCAGATCCTTACCCTGGTACACCATGTTGCGAGGCTGTCACGAACCTCTACACGATGACTCATTCCACTGACAATAGGAGATCACTTTGTGGATGCTTAATGGGGCTTGTTACTGCTAACAATTCTAATTCCACCGCTATCGCTACATTGCCTGGCTTTTGTGGTGTCCCGCTCGGTTTCACCATCGACCCTGATACCGACTGCGACTTGTATGTATATCTTTTATGTCTTGAATAGTCGCTGTTGGTTACCAGTTGTTGACAATGACCAATTGTAATGTATCCAGCGTTCCGTGACGATGAGTACACAAAGTGGTGGCAATGTGGCGTTGAAAGGAGAAGGTAATGAAATTTATGATTGCTTGATTATATTCAAACACGTTACATGCGTTTATGTCCGAATTTCGGTTTATTTCATGCATCTGTTGCAGGCTAGACATAGCATCATTGTTTCATAGTACGTTCTTGATCAatgtctgtttttttttttatccagGTTTGCTCTAACCATTCAACAGCAACTTCATATGAATTTTTTGTTCAAGATTTGAACATGGAAACCGTCCGAAAACACCAGTCCCGGCTGTCGAACAGCCTTTCCTTCTTTCATCACTGTCCACCTAAATCACTTGTAATTTGTACTATATTATTACATGTTGAACCATTAATTAtagaattttatgttttaagttactCGTATTACCTGTAATTTGTGTAAAAATGGTGAAGGAAAATAGAGATTTGCAGCTTCACAAATTCGGCACCAGCACAAAGTCTCACACCACTACCAAACCCCATAAAGAATTTAGAACCTGCATTCAATTCTCTCCCCTGCTTGTTTGTTTTCATGCTAATTAGTTACTAAATCCAATAATATTAGAACCAAATTGTGTTCAAATTAGCTTTGGAATAATCAACTAAATCATCTTCCATCACCATGGATTGAATGTAAGTGGATCCTCGTATTTCGTGGGGTTCAAATGAACTGCTGGTGTACAAGCCAAAATGATCCAACCTGCAGGGATTTTATAATCTGTACCACCCACAATTCATACAAAATGAGCATATATACATTAAACATAGATGAATTTGGTTTATTGGACTTAAACCTGCCCTTTATTTCTATATCTTTGACCACTTTCCTGAAAATTGCAGTAACAATATTTCCAAGCCTGATGGTTTGTTGGAGATTTGACACTCTTTAACCGGATGAAGTAAGAACTTCAACCTGGACTTTAACAGTAATATATTATACCCGGATAAAGAATGAAGAAAAAATGCTTGAGATTCAAGCTTTGAGCTTCTTTCAGGAATAGAGAACAGAATTTAGAAGACAAAGAAAAGTGGAACATATGGAAGTAAAATCTGATGATTTCATTCAAAAGAAACTTTGGCTCaaagccattacatataccagtCATTGGCTGGTCAAAAAAATCAATCTAAACACTACCTAACTCCACTTATTACATTGGAACTAGGTGATATTACTTGCACACTTAAACAAAGCTAGTAACCAGCTCTTTGACCATCAAGTTACATCAATTTGTCATTCAAAatgaactaaattacaaaaaacattgttaaaaaaagtaacaaaatgaaactgaGACAAAACAGTAGCATTAACATCTTCAATTGCACGTACTTTACCCAGACAATTTATGTGCATGCATTCTTACGTGCATGAATCTGTATGAGCTGCATGTCCACCTTTGTTGCTGCATATGTTGCATGGGAACTAACTTCAACACTTCTCCTTAGTTTCCATGCTTGTAACACCTAGCTGCTTTCTCAGTTTTATAAATCTTGGCACACCAAAGGCCTTTGTGAAGATATCAACAACCTGTTCTTCTGAATTGCAATGAATCAGCTCCACCTCTCGAGCTTGTTCCATCTCCCTTATCACATGTAATTTGATGCTGAAGTGCTTCGTTCTACCATGGAAGACaggattctttgcaattgcaacagcagaCTTGTTATCACAAAAGATCTCTGTTGCTTCCCTTTGATGTAGGTTAAGATCAGCTAGAATTTTTCttagccaaatggcttgatttaCAGCATTGGCAGCTGCAACATATTCAGCTTCTGCTGTTGATTGAGCCACTATTGATTGTTTCCTTGAGCTCCAACAAAACATGGTTGAGCCAAGGGTAAAAGCATATCCAGAGGTGTTTTTCATATCATCACTTGAACCAGCCCAGTCACTATCTGTGTATCCAACAAGCTTCAAACTTTCAGCCATGTTAAATAGCATCCCATGGCTTAAAGTACCCTT
This window of the Gossypium arboreum isolate Shixiya-1 chromosome 12, ASM2569848v2, whole genome shotgun sequence genome carries:
- the LOC108477387 gene encoding RHOMBOID-like protein 2, translated to MAGGDIENRGGGAKRYSNSINDSSGGSYISSSTYMIDDTEPQWTSWLVPVFVVANVAFFVVVMYVNNCPRHKLVGKCVARFLGRFSLEPLRENPLFGPSSSTLKKLGALEWTKVVINHQGWRLITCIWLHAGVIHLLANMLSLIFIGIRLEQQFGFVRIGILYLVSGFGGSVLSSLFIRNNISVGASGALFGLLGAMLSELITNWTIYTNKASALLTLVVIIVINLAIGILPHVDNFTHIGGFLTGFLLGFILLPRPQLGWLEHGNIPVRTGLKSKYKPHQYVLWVASIVLLVVGLAVALVVLFREEDGNEYCTWCHYLSCVPTSRWDCNQNN
- the LOC108478147 gene encoding putative non-specific lipid-transfer protein 14, whose product is MGAHRTMIRVLMLLSWATSIGGSAVECTTVTELISFCATFISNGSPDPYPGTPCCEAVTNLYTMTHSTDNRRSLCGCLMGLVTANNSNSTAIATLPGFCGVPLGFTIDPDTDCDLYRSVTMSTQSGGNVALKGEG